In a single window of the Eshraghiella crossota genome:
- the infB gene encoding translation initiation factor IF-2, which translates to MRVHELAKELNINSKELLEFLSSKNEKIKTSSNSVSEDEIALAKKQFVKKEQKPVTENKPEFKEAKEVKETKEQTKEQTKEQTKDESAQAPKQDAPVKKKIVSVYNPQNSGRKDIRDSQRKNNNRDRNRNGSNDNRRNEKPIDRPQGIRPLERPQGAIRPSDRVNVKPDKQQGDRPARSGDRPYGDRNQGDRPQRNNNRPYGDRNQGDRPARNGDRPYGDRNQGDRPARNGDRPYGDRNQGDRPQRNNDRPARNGGRFNDKFQGGKPEFNKEDNGSRPQRNNDRPARRDDRNSGAFDGADALKDREAKDQRNRDRENNRKKNNDFRDKTEKLENTKALEKNLLNKKKKEEADEDVIKTLILPDTLTIKELADKMKVQPTALVKNLFLKGQIVTINQDIDFATAEEIALEYNCICEHEVKVDVIAELLKDEDDPEDTLVPRPPVVCVMGHVDHGKTSLLDAIRSSKVTEKEAGGITQHIGAYTVDVNGQSVTFLDTPGHEAFTAMRLRGAKSTDIAILVVAADDGVMPQTVEAINHAKAAGIDIVVAVNKIDKPSANVERVKQELTEYDLIAEDWGGSTIFCPVSAHTGEGIDNLLEMLLLTAEMRELKANPNRKARGLVIEAKLDKGRGPVATILVQKGTLHVGDFIAVGPCHGKVRAMIDDKGRRINEAGPSTPVEIIGLNDVPNAGDIFISPKTDKEAKTFAETFIAEGKNRLVEETKSKMSLEDLFSQIQAGNLKELDIIVKADVQGSVEAVKQSLVKLSNDEVIVKVIHAGVGAINESDVILASASNAIIIGFNVRPDNQARDIAERENVDLRLYRVIYQAIEDVEAAMKGMLDPKYEEKVIGTVEVRQTYKASVIGTIAGSYVLDGMVTKNSSVRVTRGDDLIYDGPIASLKRFKDDVKEVKAGYECGIVLEKFNDIKEGDMMEVYTMVEIPR; encoded by the coding sequence ATGAGAGTACACGAATTAGCAAAAGAACTGAATATTAATTCAAAAGAATTACTTGAATTTTTATCATCAAAAAACGAGAAGATTAAAACATCCAGCAATTCTGTTTCTGAAGATGAAATTGCTTTAGCTAAAAAGCAGTTTGTCAAGAAAGAACAGAAGCCGGTTACAGAAAATAAGCCTGAATTTAAAGAGGCTAAGGAAGTCAAAGAAACTAAAGAACAGACTAAAGAACAGACTAAAGAACAGACCAAAGATGAATCAGCACAGGCTCCTAAGCAGGACGCACCTGTCAAGAAAAAAATCGTTTCCGTATATAACCCACAAAACAGCGGACGGAAGGATATCAGGGATTCACAGCGTAAAAATAATAACAGGGACAGAAACCGTAATGGTTCCAATGACAATAGAAGAAATGAAAAACCTATTGACAGGCCACAGGGAATCCGTCCTTTAGAAAGACCACAAGGTGCCATAAGACCAAGTGACAGGGTTAATGTAAAACCGGATAAACAACAGGGAGACAGACCGGCAAGAAGCGGTGACAGACCTTATGGTGACCGTAACCAGGGAGACAGACCACAGAGAAACAATAACAGACCTTATGGTGACCGTAACCAGGGAGACAGACCGGCAAGAAACGGTGACAGACCTTATGGTGACAGGAACCAGGGAGACAGACCGGCAAGAAACGGTGACAGACCTTATGGTGACCGTAACCAGGGAGACAGACCACAGAGAAATAATGACAGACCGGCAAGAAATGGCGGAAGATTTAATGATAAATTCCAGGGTGGAAAGCCTGAATTTAACAAAGAAGATAACGGTAGCAGACCACAGAGAAACAATGACAGACCTGCAAGAAGAGATGATAGAAATTCCGGTGCATTTGACGGAGCTGATGCTTTAAAAGACAGAGAAGCAAAAGACCAGCGTAACAGAGACAGAGAGAACAATCGTAAGAAGAATAATGATTTCCGCGATAAGACGGAAAAGCTTGAAAATACAAAGGCTCTTGAAAAGAATCTTCTTAACAAGAAGAAAAAAGAAGAAGCCGATGAAGATGTAATCAAGACACTTATTCTTCCTGATACACTTACAATCAAGGAACTTGCTGATAAGATGAAAGTCCAGCCTACAGCCCTTGTTAAGAATTTATTCCTTAAAGGACAGATTGTTACAATCAATCAGGATATTGATTTTGCAACGGCTGAAGAAATTGCCCTTGAATATAACTGTATATGCGAACATGAAGTTAAAGTAGATGTTATAGCAGAACTTCTCAAGGATGAGGATGATCCTGAAGATACACTTGTGCCAAGACCACCTGTTGTATGCGTTATGGGTCACGTTGACCATGGTAAAACATCACTTCTTGATGCTATCAGATCATCCAAAGTAACAGAAAAAGAAGCCGGTGGTATTACCCAGCACATCGGTGCTTACACAGTAGATGTAAACGGACAGAGTGTAACATTCCTTGATACTCCGGGACATGAAGCATTTACTGCCATGCGTCTTCGTGGTGCTAAATCAACAGATATTGCAATACTTGTAGTTGCAGCAGACGATGGTGTTATGCCACAGACTGTTGAAGCTATTAACCATGCTAAAGCAGCAGGAATTGATATTGTAGTTGCAGTAAACAAAATTGATAAGCCAAGTGCCAATGTTGAGCGTGTTAAACAGGAACTTACAGAATATGATCTTATTGCTGAAGACTGGGGTGGTTCTACAATTTTTTGTCCTGTATCTGCTCATACCGGAGAAGGTATCGATAACCTTCTTGAAATGCTTTTACTTACAGCTGAAATGCGTGAATTAAAGGCAAACCCTAACAGAAAAGCAAGAGGTCTTGTGATAGAAGCTAAACTTGATAAAGGAAGAGGCCCTGTAGCAACAATCCTTGTCCAGAAAGGTACTTTACATGTAGGCGATTTTATTGCAGTAGGACCATGTCATGGTAAAGTAAGGGCAATGATCGATGATAAGGGAAGAAGAATCAATGAAGCAGGTCCATCAACTCCTGTAGAAATTATCGGTCTTAATGATGTTCCTAATGCAGGTGATATTTTCATCTCGCCAAAGACAGATAAGGAAGCAAAGACATTTGCCGAAACATTTATCGCAGAAGGCAAGAACAGACTTGTTGAAGAAACTAAATCAAAAATGTCTCTTGAAGATTTATTCTCACAGATTCAGGCGGGTAACCTTAAGGAACTTGACATTATCGTTAAAGCTGATGTGCAGGGTTCCGTGGAAGCCGTTAAGCAGAGTCTTGTGAAACTTTCAAATGATGAAGTAATTGTTAAAGTAATTCATGCCGGTGTCGGTGCAATCAATGAATCCGATGTTATCCTTGCATCTGCTTCAAATGCCATTATTATCGGATTTAACGTAAGACCTGATAATCAGGCCCGTGATATTGCCGAAAGAGAAAATGTTGACTTACGTCTCTATCGTGTAATTTATCAGGCTATTGAAGACGTGGAAGCAGCTATGAAGGGTATGCTTGATCCAAAATATGAGGAAAAGGTTATTGGTACAGTTGAGGTAAGACAGACATATAAAGCATCTGTAATTGGTACAATAGCCGGTTCTTATGTATTAGATGGTATGGTAACAAAGAATTCATCTGTAAGAGTAACCCGTGGTGATGATTTGATTTATGACGGACCAATTGCTTCGTTAAAAAGATTTAAAGATGATGTTAAAGAAGTTAAAGCCGGATATGAATGTGGTATTGTTCTTGAAAAGTTTAATGACATTAAAGAAGGCGATATGATGGAAGTTTACACAATGGTGGAAATTCCAAGATAG
- a CDS encoding LacI family DNA-binding transcriptional regulator, with protein MNIYDIADKAGVSIATVSRVINNDKKVSKSTRNRVQKIIEDNNFIKKSDYSRHTNNTIVYMCSGTGSGDMADKITYLSDALYKSGYKTAIACCNQDETAKKNMLERYLSENFSGIIIDGHDFLTYSIEENINLLKEITIPSVIINGYFDNVDNVNLCYVNNNISSFIENIAKEYIRKEKKKILFLFERMSFGVKNILTGLHNAYDFAGMDADPDFTQLCRDMSYVEKYINTLIDKEKIPDVVLCKSEKLAAYASIILQKKNYKIPEDIEILCVGDSEICSLVKPQLTSVDIKSKEICDTVINVLIGKINKKTVPVISIINVELLKRESTL; from the coding sequence GTGAATATATATGACATTGCAGACAAAGCCGGCGTATCAATCGCTACCGTTTCAAGAGTAATCAATAATGATAAAAAAGTCAGTAAATCTACAAGGAACAGAGTCCAAAAGATTATCGAAGATAATAATTTTATTAAAAAGAGCGATTACAGCAGGCATACCAATAATACGATTGTTTATATGTGTTCAGGTACAGGCAGTGGTGATATGGCAGATAAAATCACCTATTTAAGCGATGCATTATACAAAAGCGGATACAAAACTGCTATCGCCTGCTGTAATCAGGATGAAACTGCAAAAAAAAATATGCTCGAACGTTATTTAAGTGAAAATTTTTCAGGAATAATAATTGATGGACACGATTTCCTTACATATTCCATTGAAGAAAATATCAACCTGCTTAAAGAAATAACCATACCGTCGGTAATAATTAACGGGTATTTTGATAATGTGGATAATGTAAATCTGTGTTATGTTAATAACAATATATCTTCATTTATTGAAAATATAGCTAAAGAATATATCAGAAAAGAGAAAAAGAAAATACTCTTCTTATTTGAAAGAATGTCTTTTGGCGTAAAAAATATACTTACAGGACTTCATAATGCTTACGATTTTGCAGGTATGGATGCAGACCCCGATTTCACTCAGCTGTGCCGTGATATGTCATATGTTGAGAAATATATCAATACCCTTATAGATAAAGAAAAGATTCCTGATGTTGTACTGTGCAAAAGCGAAAAACTGGCAGCTTATGCTTCAATTATATTACAAAAGAAAAATTATAAAATACCGGAAGATATTGAAATTCTTTGCGTGGGAGACTCAGAGATATGCAGCCTTGTAAAACCACAGCTTACATCTGTAGATATTAAGTCGAAGGAAATCTGTGATACTGTTATTAATGTGCTTATAGGTAAAATTAATAAGAAAACAGTTCCGGTAATCAGTATAATTAATGTTGAGTTATTAAAAAGAGAGTCCACACTGTGA
- a CDS encoding polyribonucleotide nucleotidyltransferase produces the protein MYKSFSMDLAGRTLTVDVDRVAKQANGAAFMHYGDTVVLSTATASEKPRDGVDFFPLSVEYEEKLYAVGKIPGGFNKREGKASENAILTSRVIDRPMRPLFPKDYRNDVTINNLVMSVDPDCSPELTAMLGSAISVAISDIPFDGPCATTQVGMIDGEFVINPSGSQMAVSDLKLTVASTREKVIMIEAGANEIPEARMIEAIYKAHEVNQQIIAFIDKIVAECGKPKHEYTSCAIPEELFAAIKEIVPPAEMEVVMFAPEKQVREERVRNLKDMLCEKFADKEEWLPLIDEAVYQYEKKTVRKMILKDHKRPDGREITQIRPLAAEVDIIPRVHGSAMFTRGQTQICNVCTLAPLSDAQKIDGLNDQETSKRYMHHYNFPAYSVGETKVSRGPGRREIGHGALAERALIPVLPSVEEFPYAIRTVSETFESNGSTSMASTCASCMSLMAAGVPIKKMVAGISCGLVTGETDDDFVLLTDIQGLEDFFGDMDFKVTGTKDGITAIQMDIKIHGLTRQIVEGAIARCREARFFIMDNCMSKAIAEPRKEVGKYAPKIIQIQIDPAKIGDVVGQRGKTINAIIEETGVKIDITDDGAVSVCGTDKEAMDKAVKYIQTIVTDYEEGLVLEGKVISIKEFGAFVEFAPGKEGMIHISKVSKDRIEHVEDVLTLGDVVKCVCLGKDKMGRYSFSIKDLKPEDK, from the coding sequence ATGTACAAAAGTTTTAGTATGGATTTAGCCGGAAGAACTCTTACAGTTGATGTTGACAGAGTTGCTAAGCAGGCTAACGGTGCAGCATTTATGCACTATGGTGATACTGTTGTGTTATCTACGGCAACAGCTTCTGAAAAGCCAAGGGATGGTGTTGATTTTTTCCCACTCAGCGTAGAATACGAAGAAAAATTATATGCTGTTGGTAAGATACCCGGCGGATTTAATAAGAGAGAGGGAAAGGCTTCTGAAAATGCCATTCTTACATCAAGAGTAATTGACAGACCTATGAGACCTCTGTTTCCTAAGGATTACAGAAATGATGTTACAATCAATAACCTTGTAATGTCAGTAGACCCTGATTGCAGTCCGGAACTTACAGCAATGCTTGGTTCTGCAATTTCGGTTGCAATTTCTGATATTCCTTTTGACGGACCTTGTGCTACCACACAGGTAGGTATGATTGACGGAGAATTCGTAATCAACCCATCAGGAAGTCAGATGGCAGTATCTGATCTTAAATTAACAGTTGCTTCTACAAGAGAAAAAGTAATTATGATTGAAGCTGGTGCCAATGAGATACCTGAAGCCAGAATGATTGAAGCAATTTACAAGGCTCATGAGGTTAATCAGCAGATAATTGCATTTATTGATAAGATTGTTGCTGAATGCGGCAAACCAAAACACGAATATACAAGCTGTGCTATTCCTGAGGAATTATTTGCAGCAATTAAAGAAATTGTTCCACCTGCTGAAATGGAAGTAGTAATGTTTGCACCTGAAAAGCAGGTTCGAGAAGAAAGAGTCAGAAACCTCAAAGATATGCTCTGTGAAAAGTTTGCTGATAAAGAAGAATGGCTTCCACTTATTGACGAAGCTGTTTACCAGTATGAAAAGAAAACAGTCCGTAAGATGATTCTTAAAGACCATAAGAGACCTGACGGACGTGAAATTACACAGATCCGTCCACTTGCCGCAGAAGTTGATATCATTCCAAGAGTTCATGGTTCTGCAATGTTTACAAGAGGCCAGACTCAGATTTGTAACGTATGTACACTTGCACCTCTTTCAGATGCACAGAAGATAGATGGCCTTAATGATCAGGAAACATCAAAGAGATATATGCACCACTATAATTTCCCTGCTTATTCGGTAGGCGAGACAAAGGTTTCAAGAGGTCCGGGACGTCGTGAAATCGGTCACGGTGCTTTAGCAGAAAGAGCACTTATACCTGTTCTTCCTTCAGTAGAAGAATTTCCATATGCAATAAGAACTGTTTCGGAAACATTTGAGTCAAACGGTTCTACATCAATGGCATCTACATGTGCATCATGTATGTCATTAATGGCTGCAGGTGTTCCTATTAAGAAAATGGTTGCCGGTATTTCATGCGGTCTTGTAACAGGTGAGACAGATGATGACTTTGTACTTTTGACAGATATCCAGGGACTTGAAGATTTCTTTGGAGACATGGACTTTAAGGTAACAGGTACAAAGGATGGTATCACAGCAATCCAGATGGATATTAAGATTCATGGCCTTACAAGACAGATTGTTGAAGGTGCTATTGCAAGATGCCGTGAAGCAAGATTCTTTATCATGGATAACTGTATGAGTAAAGCAATTGCAGAACCTCGTAAGGAAGTTGGCAAATATGCTCCAAAAATTATTCAGATTCAGATTGATCCTGCTAAGATTGGTGATGTTGTCGGTCAGAGAGGTAAGACAATTAATGCCATAATTGAAGAAACAGGCGTTAAGATTGATATAACAGATGATGGTGCGGTATCTGTATGCGGAACTGACAAAGAAGCGATGGATAAGGCAGTTAAATATATCCAGACCATTGTCACTGATTACGAAGAAGGACTTGTCCTTGAAGGTAAAGTAATAAGCATTAAAGAGTTTGGTGCCTTTGTTGAGTTTGCCCCTGGCAAAGAGGGAATGATTCATATTTCCAAAGTAAGCAAAGATAGAATTGAACATGTTGAAGATGTCCTTACACTTGGCGATGTTGTTAAGTGTGTATGTCTTGGAAAAGATAAGATGGGACGATACAGCTTTAGTATTAAAGATTTAAAACCTGAAGATAAATAG
- a CDS encoding L7Ae/L30e/S12e/Gadd45 family ribosomal protein → MIGLAKRAGKVVSGEFSTEKAVKENKAKLVIVSEDASNNTKKLFSNKCFFYNIPVIMYSDKVSLGHSIGQELRTSVGIIDEDFAKAIISKYEKIDNK, encoded by the coding sequence ATGATTGGACTGGCAAAGAGAGCAGGTAAAGTTGTAAGCGGAGAGTTCTCAACTGAAAAAGCGGTAAAAGAAAATAAAGCAAAACTTGTTATCGTTTCGGAGGATGCTTCAAATAACACTAAAAAACTTTTTTCTAACAAATGTTTTTTCTATAATATTCCTGTAATAATGTATTCGGATAAAGTTAGTCTTGGTCATTCAATAGGACAGGAACTTAGAACATCAGTTGGAATCATTGATGAAGATTTTGCAAAAGCAATAATTTCAAAATATGAAAAAATAGATAATAAATAA
- a CDS encoding DHH family phosphoesterase: protein MEMINSIDEILLNVKNIGITGHVRPDGDCVGSTLGIYNYICDNYKNIEATVYLEEFEKCFSFINGSDKVLHDCDNDKKHDVFVILDCGDIERVANFIRPVIKNADKTVCIDHHTCNLAFADINHVLPDLSSTCEVLYELLDSSKISKNTAEALYTGIIHDTGVLKYQCTTKRTMEIAGELMSKGIDYTSIIDDTFFRKTYIQNYMLGLALINSRLVLDGKLIYSYLPYDVLSEHNVPGRDLGGIIDQLRFTEGVEVALFMYELPDHTIKGSLRSVDKVDVNIIANCFGGGGHVRAAGFTAGIPYEEVVKKVITELKKQVEKCITE from the coding sequence ATGGAAATGATAAATAGTATTGATGAAATACTTTTGAATGTTAAAAATATAGGAATAACCGGACATGTCAGACCTGATGGTGACTGTGTGGGTTCAACTTTGGGAATTTATAATTATATCTGCGATAATTACAAGAATATAGAAGCTACCGTATATCTTGAGGAGTTTGAAAAGTGCTTTTCTTTTATTAATGGCAGCGATAAAGTATTGCATGATTGTGACAATGATAAAAAACATGATGTTTTTGTTATATTAGACTGTGGTGACATTGAAAGAGTCGCTAATTTTATACGTCCTGTTATTAAGAATGCTGATAAAACAGTATGCATAGATCATCATACATGTAATCTTGCATTTGCAGATATAAATCATGTACTTCCTGATTTAAGTTCTACCTGCGAAGTACTTTATGAGTTATTAGACAGTAGTAAAATATCTAAAAATACCGCAGAAGCATTATATACGGGAATCATACATGATACGGGTGTATTGAAATACCAGTGCACAACAAAACGTACTATGGAAATTGCAGGAGAACTGATGTCGAAAGGTATTGATTACACCTCAATAATAGATGACACTTTTTTCAGAAAAACTTATATCCAGAATTATATGCTGGGACTTGCACTGATTAACAGCAGGCTTGTGCTTGACGGAAAACTTATATATTCTTATCTGCCTTATGATGTTTTATCGGAACACAATGTGCCGGGAAGAGATCTTGGAGGAATTATAGACCAGTTAAGGTTTACTGAGGGTGTTGAAGTAGCTTTATTTATGTACGAGCTTCCTGACCATACGATTAAAGGAAGTTTAAGATCTGTAGACAAGGTAGACGTTAATATTATTGCTAACTGCTTCGGTGGAGGCGGACATGTCCGTGCAGCAGGTTTTACCGCAGGAATTCCTTATGAAGAAGTAGTAAAAAAAGTAATAACAGAATTGAAAAAACAGGTTGAAAAATGTATAACGGAATAA
- a CDS encoding YebC/PmpR family DNA-binding transcriptional regulator — protein MSGHSKFANIKHKKEKNDAAKGKIFTRLGKELMVAVKEGGPDPNNNSKLRDVIAKAKSNNMPNDTIDRSIKKAAGDANAANFTAITYEGYGPNGTAIIVETLTDNKNRTASNVRNAFTKGGGNVGTPGCVSFMFDTKGQILINKEECNMDSDELMMLALDAGADDFNDEDEDAFEILTNPDDCGTVREALEKAGLKLDQAEVTMIPQTWVELTDPADIKQMNRILDLLDDDDDVQAVYHNWDMPDEE, from the coding sequence ATGTCAGGACATTCAAAATTTGCAAATATTAAGCATAAAAAAGAAAAAAATGATGCTGCCAAGGGTAAGATTTTTACCCGTCTTGGTAAAGAATTGATGGTTGCTGTTAAGGAGGGTGGACCGGATCCTAACAATAACAGTAAGTTAAGAGATGTAATTGCAAAAGCTAAATCAAACAATATGCCTAACGATACTATCGACAGAAGTATCAAAAAGGCTGCGGGAGACGCCAATGCTGCTAACTTTACTGCAATTACATATGAAGGATACGGACCTAATGGTACAGCAATTATCGTAGAAACATTAACAGATAACAAGAATCGTACTGCTTCTAATGTGAGAAATGCTTTTACAAAGGGTGGCGGTAATGTCGGTACTCCGGGATGTGTTTCTTTTATGTTTGATACAAAGGGACAGATTCTCATCAATAAAGAAGAGTGCAACATGGATTCTGACGAACTTATGATGTTAGCACTTGACGCAGGTGCCGATGATTTTAATGATGAAGATGAAGATGCTTTTGAGATTCTTACTAACCCTGATGACTGCGGTACTGTAAGAGAAGCTTTGGAAAAAGCAGGTCTTAAACTTGATCAGGCTGAAGTAACCATGATTCCTCAGACATGGGTAGAACTTACAGACCCGGCTGATATTAAGCAGATGAACCGTATTCTTGATCTTCTTGATGATGATGATGATGTTCAGGCCGTGTACCATAACTGGGATATGCCTGATGAGGAATAA
- the rbfA gene encoding 30S ribosome-binding factor RbfA, which yields MRKNSIKMTRVNNEVLRELSNIIRSEIKDPRINPMTSVVAVDVAPDLKTCKAYISVLGDKDSQDSTITGLKSAASYIRTLLAKTVNLRNTPEITFILDQSIEYGVNMSRLIDEVNGNDK from the coding sequence TTGCGTAAAAACAGTATTAAAATGACACGAGTTAATAATGAGGTTCTAAGAGAACTCAGTAATATAATTCGCAGCGAAATAAAAGATCCCAGAATCAATCCGATGACATCTGTTGTTGCGGTTGATGTGGCACCTGATTTAAAAACCTGTAAAGCATATATAAGTGTTCTGGGAGATAAAGACTCCCAGGACAGCACTATAACCGGTTTAAAGAGTGCCGCCTCTTATATCAGAACACTTTTGGCTAAGACAGTCAATTTAAGGAATACTCCTGAAATAACTTTTATACTTGACCAGTCGATTGAATATGGCGTTAATATGTCAAGACTGATTGATGAGGTAAATGGAAATGATAAATAG
- the rnpM gene encoding RNase P modulator RnpM produces the protein MAVNKKIPQRQCVGCGEFKDKKSMIRVIKTNEDEIFLDDTGKKNGRGAYICKTAGCLAKAIKNKGIDRSLKMKIPENVYDELIKEMNNIESR, from the coding sequence ATGGCAGTTAATAAAAAAATACCGCAGAGACAATGCGTAGGATGCGGTGAGTTTAAAGATAAGAAATCAATGATACGTGTTATCAAAACCAATGAAGATGAAATCTTTCTTGATGATACAGGCAAGAAAAATGGCCGTGGTGCATATATCTGTAAGACAGCCGGTTGTCTTGCCAAAGCTATAAAAAACAAAGGCATTGATCGTTCACTTAAGATGAAGATACCGGAAAATGTATATGATGAACTGATTAAGGAGATGAATAATATTGAGTCAAGATAG
- the truB gene encoding tRNA pseudouridine(55) synthase TruB, whose product MYNGIINVYKESGFTSHDVVAKLRGILHQKKIGHTGTLDPEATGVLPVCLGNATRLCDMITDKSKEYRAVLLLGISTDTEDATGKILSRKAVNVTAKDIEKTINSFAGKYNQVPPMYSALKVNGQKLCDLARKGVEIERKPREVFIYDIIIEKIDIPEVTMTVKCSKGTYIRSLCRDIGEKLNTGGTMKSLVRTRTGIFNIENAVRLSEISKCVADNNIASLIMPTDSFFNDYPAVNVSGRNEMLVKNGNMIILPEFKGNNIKVYLSDGVFAGIYGYDEVSHSYKPRKMFPVQ is encoded by the coding sequence ATGTATAACGGAATAATTAATGTATATAAAGAATCCGGATTCACATCCCACGATGTTGTAGCAAAACTTCGTGGGATTTTACACCAGAAAAAAATCGGGCATACAGGAACACTTGACCCTGAAGCCACAGGAGTTCTTCCTGTATGCCTTGGCAATGCTACCAGACTTTGCGATATGATAACCGATAAAAGCAAAGAGTACAGGGCAGTACTTTTACTGGGAATATCCACCGATACCGAAGATGCCACAGGGAAAATATTAAGCCGTAAAGCTGTTAATGTGACAGCAAAAGATATCGAAAAAACCATAAATTCATTTGCCGGTAAATACAATCAGGTCCCTCCTATGTATTCGGCACTTAAAGTAAATGGACAAAAATTATGTGATCTTGCAAGAAAAGGTGTTGAAATAGAAAGAAAACCAAGGGAAGTATTTATCTATGACATAATAATCGAAAAAATAGATATTCCCGAAGTTACAATGACAGTGAAATGCTCCAAAGGAACATATATCCGTTCATTATGCCGTGATATCGGAGAGAAACTTAACACCGGTGGTACAATGAAATCACTTGTAAGAACCAGAACCGGAATTTTTAACATTGAAAATGCAGTCAGATTATCTGAAATATCAAAATGTGTGGCAGATAATAATATTGCTTCACTTATAATGCCAACGGACAGTTTTTTTAATGATTATCCTGCCGTGAATGTATCCGGAAGAAATGAAATGCTTGTAAAAAACGGAAATATGATTATTCTCCCGGAATTTAAAGGCAATAATATTAAAGTATATCTGTCAGATGGTGTATTTGCCGGAATATACGGATATGATGAGGTCTCGCACAGTTATAAACCGAGAAAAATGTTCCCTGTCCAATAA
- a CDS encoding bifunctional riboflavin kinase/FAD synthetase, with the protein MLYVKDKNFISKENTVVTFGKFDGIHNGHRLLIEKAVRIGHEQGIKVVLCTFNMDNWNAKPQKAITTPDERAYICEKYGIDVLYEYPFDNEIAGMLPEEFLKYFLKEKLNAKFVVIGADWRFGKNRSGDAALLKAYEDKYCYSSYVIEKETYNNTEISSTWIRNEIEKSDLSTVKKLLGYDYFFKGKVVHGKQLGRTIGFPTLNLIPSPNKILPEYGVYESEVVIDNHMYKGVTNIGIRPTIDDGTYVTVETFVLDFDEDVYDSDVIIRLKKFIRPEQKFDSVNGLKKQLEADIAFVRG; encoded by the coding sequence ATGTTATATGTTAAAGATAAAAACTTTATTTCAAAAGAAAATACAGTAGTGACTTTTGGTAAGTTTGACGGTATTCATAACGGACACAGGCTTCTTATCGAAAAAGCTGTCAGAATTGGTCACGAGCAGGGAATTAAGGTTGTCCTTTGTACTTTTAATATGGATAACTGGAACGCAAAACCGCAAAAAGCAATAACGACACCGGATGAACGTGCATATATCTGTGAAAAATACGGCATAGATGTACTTTATGAATATCCCTTTGACAATGAAATTGCCGGAATGTTGCCGGAAGAATTTTTAAAATACTTCCTGAAAGAAAAACTTAATGCCAAATTTGTTGTAATAGGTGCCGACTGGAGATTCGGAAAAAACAGGTCGGGGGATGCAGCTTTGTTAAAAGCATACGAAGATAAATATTGCTACAGTTCATATGTTATCGAAAAAGAAACTTATAATAATACAGAGATAAGCAGCACATGGATAAGAAATGAAATAGAAAAATCAGACCTGTCAACTGTAAAAAAACTTCTGGGTTATGATTATTTCTTCAAAGGAAAAGTAGTTCACGGTAAACAGCTGGGAAGAACAATCGGTTTTCCTACCCTTAATCTGATACCTTCTCCAAATAAAATATTACCTGAATATGGTGTTTACGAATCTGAAGTAGTAATTGACAATCACATGTATAAAGGCGTTACGAATATTGGAATCAGACCTACAATCGATGACGGAACTTATGTTACCGTTGAAACATTTGTACTTGATTTTGATGAGGATGTATATGATTCGGATGTAATTATCAGACTGAAAAAATTTATACGTCCTGAACAGAAATTTGATTCCGTTAACGGATTAAAGAAACAGCTTGAAGCAGATATAGCCTTTGTAAGAGGATAA
- the rpsO gene encoding 30S ribosomal protein S15 — MISKEKKTQIIAEYGRKEGDTGSPEVQIALLTERIKELTEHLKVNQKDHHSRRGLLKMVGQRRGLLEYLKKNDIEGYRELIARLGIRK; from the coding sequence ATGATTTCTAAAGAAAAGAAAACACAGATTATTGCTGAGTATGGAAGAAAAGAAGGAGATACAGGATCTCCAGAAGTACAGATTGCATTACTCACAGAAAGAATCAAAGAACTCACAGAGCACTTAAAGGTAAACCAGAAGGATCATCATTCAAGAAGAGGTCTTCTTAAGATGGTAGGACAGAGAAGAGGCTTACTTGAATATCTTAAGAAAAATGATATTGAAGGATATCGTGAACTTATTGCTCGTTTAGGAATTAGAAAATAA